TGGATGGGCTTTTCtatctgttatttaaaataaggtaCGAATATTACTATAGCAAAAATATACTGGAAGGTAGCTTCACATGGGAAGATCTGCAGACAAGTAGTCTTGCACTTAGAAAGTTCATACTGATAAAAGGGATGGAAGACATTTGGGGGCTGATGTACAAAAGCTGTTAGACATAATTAAAGGGACATGGCTTATTGAGACATGAGAAGTCGACTAGCAAAGTGAAGACCTGGGAAAGGTTTTAAATTACCTCTCTTTTTGCAGGGAAGGTAAAGTAAGTAATTTCACCGTGTAGCACATTTTTCCTGAACAActtttccccattttcattCAGAGAAACCCCCCTACCTAGATTACCTGGGCTCTCCAGAGTTCATCCCGCTCATGGGCCACTCTCCAGTGGGTGTCACCCATCATGGCAATTAGCAAGTTGAGCATAAGGAGGGTGGCAatgacagcaaaggaaaaatataccACACTGTACATAAAAGGCAGGTCCACATCATAGTTTGCAGGGCCATCAATTATAGTGAGAAACAGCTCAAAGGTGGTAAACAAGGACATGGGATAGTTGTAGAATTGCCCAAGGTTTTCAGGGTTCTCTGTCTGGAAGATGATGTAAAAAGCTAAAGTAGaccaaggggggggggggggaaaagatatagtttaaaaatgtgaataacaTTCCAAGAGCAACAACAGGGTCCTATAACAAAAACTGACAACACTAGGTGTTCTGGGAAAGAGCTACATATATTTCTACATAAGTGCACTATCCAGCATAACAATGCTAAATCCCTGACTAGAATCACTGGTCACCATTTAAAACTTATTCCAAATTACTCTATTTATCTGTTCtcaaaatgccttaaaaatatcaatcttttcttcttcatggaTAGAACAAGGCTAAGTATGTCAATCTCATTTTCCAAACATAAATACCATAAATGCaatgtgtttttaaactttGACTTACATATATGTGGACTTATCTGGATTGTCCTAATTTCTACTGTCCTGGAAAGAGCAAGAGTTGAAAACCAAACTCATCAGAACAGAAATCAGTGCTGAGTAAGAGACCGTACTCAAAGAAACAGGAACTATACATCATCACCACCTTTGCCAGCTAACTCAGGGGGTGACCAGAGAATAATCCAAAATCCACTGCACTTAATTCATATTAAAGTTGTGAGGGTATCATatcactgttttccttttgtagaCTCACCTGATGCAAAGCCTAGTATCACTACAGCCATGAGCCAACAAAAGCGCATAAGATCTCCAAATATCATCTGTAGAGCAAAGACAGAGCCACCATAAGGCAAAACTGTTCCACCGAGCCACCATGCAATTCCATATAAACCATTTCCAAAGACTGTAAGTGGATTAAAGGAAGCTTCTGCACTACAGAGAGAATGCAAAAGTCCCAAATGCTTCATGCAGACTTTACAATTGGCATTAATGTAagtccagaggaaaaaaaaatattatttcagatcTCCCTGTCTGCAGAGAGGTGCTGGGATGTACACAATGAGCccatatttatttgtttcttataCCTTCTGGATCATGATGGTAAAGGGTCCAAGCATCTGGAAGCCTCGTGCAAAGTACATGACATTGCACCATCCTAGTACCAGGGCAAAGGACATGGGCACCACCTCTCCAGTAGTGCTGGTGAGACGCATTACCATGGTTACCAGAATCATACAAGCATATGTGatactgcaaatgaaaaagagacGGTGTAAATAGTTCGGTAAAGAATGTTTCCCCTTGcttatcttttctttccaaaaactCCAAGACAGGCACATACAGCCATCAGCTTATAAGCAGAGACCAGTCAGCATGCTCAACTCTATCTGTACACTCACCTGTCTTCTTATACAcagtaagagaaagaaatcaagagaAACAATACTTTAAGAGAATGGAGAAGGCTACTCATCTGGCAGAAGACTGGAGGAGTGGAGGTAGGGGGTGCAGGAGGGAATGAGAAACAGTAAGTTTATTAAACTTTAAAGGTGGTGTACTTACACAATTATGTGGAAAGGCCCTCCTAGGATGGTTTGTCCAAAGTATTTCGCTGCTCCAACTCTAAGGATATCTGGGATCTAAGAATGACATCCTATTGACTTTAGGACTTAGATTCCATTATACTATTAAACATAATGGTAACCACCAATTTTAAAAGGGTCTTGGAGCCAGCTGCATCTGCTTTGTTTACTGCTTCACAGTTTGActgaaaatttactttaaaaacagaacgAATGAATCAGGTGCCCTTCTGAATGAGGCAGATACTGCTCTTTTCTTAGAAAACCTGAGAATGCCTGGGCAGATTGAGAGACTTTGCTATGAGGATCACTAagctgtgatcttgaagttctTGTAGACTACTGAGAAGAGACCAGATCTGTTGAGCCTCagaaaagacaataaataaataaataaataaataaataattgtgaACTCAAAGGAGCTTGGTATTATTCAGACTCACTGTGTTAGTTGTAGGGGAGCCACAGAGTCCTGTCCAAGCATGGAAAGAAGTACCTGTCCTTCTGGAACATATATGAGCAGAGagaaatctttctctttttctttttttttaaatggggtTTGCAAActccattttgtttcagttctccCTGAGATCATCATCTGAGCTTTCTCTATATAGCAGTTTCATATTATAATAAAATCAAGCGTGTGTTTGTTgtatgcttcatttttaaaacctcatctcttttttaattttaaaatcacaatTTTACCTTCACAAAGATTCACAAAGATTACCTAGACAGGGCCTCTGCAGAACTCTGGTTGAATAAGGCTCCTTTTATAGGCTCATGCAGTCACTGATCTCCAATTAAATATAAGCTTTCCTATGTAAGCACAGGAATCACTTTACCCAGCATCCCCAAATACGTAAGCACAAAAAGTCTCTAAGAATCTCATGCAACAGCCGGGATTCAGCTGGAACTGCAGACGATGCTAATGGGATCTCTGGCATTACCCTGCAGATAGTATCTGATAGCAACCAGTCTATCTAATTGCTTCTTCTGTATCTGGAGTTTTACTAGCAATCTGTCACCGTCTCTGTTTCACCCAATAGATTTTGTTGACAGCATCAACTGCCATAGATGTATATTGAAGGATTTAGACTTACTGAATAACCCTTACTAAGTTTTGAGGACAAACTCGTGTTTGTCCAGTAGGTAAAATCTGCCTAGATTAAGTTCAAAACTGTAGAGCTCACTGTTTCTCTTACCTCAAGGATCAAAATTACTACAGCTCCAATGACTGTGATCAGCTCCCCCACCAACCTCAACTCATCCTCATATGTTATATATGattcctgaaaggaaaaaaggagtaagaagaaattaaaatagatgacaggaaaagaaggcCTAATGTTAGTGTATGAAACGTGACTAGGCCTGACAAGTCCACAGGAACCATCACAGGCCAAACAACAGAGAACAGACCATACCCAGAGTTCCTCATTGATGAAGGTCAGCTGATGGCAAGAGAAAAGGACGACAGCTGCAAAAGCTGGGGACTGGGAAATACTTGGACTTTCCAGTTAAGTAGGTGATTATTGGAATTGCCCAATGCTGCCTGTGGGGCCCTGACTACTATTGACACAGTACCTGCAGCATTTTCTGCACATAGATTGTATTGTCTCTACTGCTTGTTTTGTTGGCTGTTCGGGCTTTCAGTGGCCGGTAGACACAGCACATAGTGAAGCAGACCATGTAGAGTACATAGAATAAAGCCAGGAAACAGAAATAGGGACGTCCATACATATTCCACTTCAGGCTCACCAGCTCCTTCACAGGTGTTAGGTCTAAGATCTGGCGTGCCTAAGAAAGATACAAAGAAGGAATTATTCATTGTGAGGGAATTTGTTTATGAGCAACATTCACACTGTTTCCAGGGAGTATGTTAACAAGCTGTTCTCACATATGCTATTCAGATTTAGGGagccatttttaatttattttttttatttcccccccaaaaagatGTCTCAAGTGAGTTTGCATTTGCTCAGTTTACCAGTAGAattttggaaaagtaaaaaaatatatctttcagAGAACAGCTTTTCAGCACCAAtagaaataacaagaaaaatacgTTAGACTGCAATATGTTTTCTGTATCTGTAGACCTGGTTCCACATAAACACTTGAGACAGACCTACGATCTAGGTCCATGAATGTGGATATATGAATCTGTGTTATAGAAATTAAAaggtattatttaaaataggatTTGATAGTGACCTTTATGAAAGATCCCACTACTTTTTACAAGGATATCCATAGAGAATAAAACATGAATACAGAAGGGTTGGGCTAAATTTACAGTGTCAGAAAGTTTACAAAATCTGTGAACAtgtatttgaatatatatttcaatgCATTATCTTTCACTGTAACTGGAATActttttgaagaatattttgtgTTAAGCGAGATAGCACAATGACTTTACAGCAGATAAATTCtctcatttgtttaaaatatccAACATTATTAGAACACAGAATTgaaaatggaatatttaaaattctatttccAGAAAAGAAGCTCCTAAGCAATCTTGTGGAATTCACTtagatgtttttctctgaattgGAGTTTTACCTTTCTACATTCCAACAGCTATATCTATCAACTTGAAATTGTGGAAATTCTGTATCTCTAGGAAATATCAAAAGGTCCTATAGATCATTAATGCTCTTTTAAAAACTCTCTCTGACATTACCTAGGCAACTAAGGGGActtcagaaagattttgaaggtttgtttatttctgtctgaatACAGGCCCTTAATGGCCTGGATTTTCAAGTTTTCATCATTCAACTATGATGATAAAAACTGAAGTATATCCCCAGTGGGACTACtgttaaaaaatacacaacaaaacacacacacaaacacacaaacccTACAGTCTCTTTCAGCTTACTTCCTTTAGACTATTTATATCATATTCAAAGTTTTggactttctttttaaagtatcaGTGGTGCAACTCAAGTATATTTAGAAGCCTGTGTACTTCCACGAGTAAATAGAAGTTTCAGAGAACATCTTACACAATAGGAAAAACAGCACTGTTACTTAGTTTACGGTTGTGTTTCTGTCAAAGATCTGCATATTTTCATACATACTGTGCAACTGAAAAattctagaaaaacaaaaagcttctaTAAAAAGTTAGAGCAGTGAAGTTAGAAACACTGGAGTGAAAAATCTCCTACTATACAGTTTACAAAACTAACAGGAAGAATCCAGAAATTTTCTCAAGTGCCCTCATGGTTGATCTGGTGCatttacacacatacatataaagaaaatacagggagatgttatgaaataataataataataataataataaaagataatgaaaaataaaaaaattctgttAAGCATTGTTAACTTACGCCTCTAGATGAATCCATTTATTTGCTACACTAGCAATTATTAAACATGGAAAGATCAAAGTTACTCCACTCTTTATAACTGTTTTCCTGAGACAAGATGAAAATTGTGGCCTCATTGTTAAGGAAATATCATTCTTCCCAGTAGGAATGTGCCAAAATTTCTTCAAATGCTCTAGGTGAAAAAAAGACTTAAGACTGAAGAAttttacacaagaaaaatatgtcacctcagcatatatatatttttgtatataaacacatatattCAGGATGGGATGAATCTAGGCTAAATGTGTTTCTTTACCTTAATTTATCCAATACTGTGTGCACAAAAAAAGGTAATCACTCACAAGACCACCCATAACTAGATGTTCTGCTTAGAAAACTAGTCTGTGAAGAACAAATGAaccaaatgggaaaaaaaaagttatatttttgtattaagtACACTACTGGAACACATTCTACATTGTAGTGACAAGAACACTATACTGACATGAATAAAATAGAAGAGATAATATTAGGGTCTTTTCACACTGagtttgtctgaaaaaaaaaaaaaaaaaagaaagctctgtgATTCTTTAGTGGTCATAAACTACACAGAGTCCCACTGAGAGGAGATAAGTATAAGAGAAATGGCAAATGTTATTTGCAGAGTAGATGGATGATAATGACTCAGGTTATCATTTTTATGGCCTCCAAAATTTGCAGTAGGTAAAGAGCCAGATCTCTACTTTACAAAATCAAATAAGTtaccttaaatattttcaaaataaattcttatttttcattcagttttaagccatattattttcaagttaaagaaagacattttgtcTATTAGAGCCTGCAACCCCAGAAAATGTACTCTTCTCTCATCTCATTACAGCTGTTTAGGGTACATTCCCAATATGGAAGATATTAGTACACCTGAGCTGAAGTTGTATTTATACTGGTTTCCTACAACTGAAGTGCTAGCCTGCAGTCCTTTGCCTGTCTTCCCTTTGCGTAAGTGTAATTTCTGTTGATCTCAACATTGATGGAAATATTCAAGAACTAGAAACAGGACTATAGCTGCTGGTAtgtttgtgttgtggtttagtctggcaggcagctaaatGCCACGCAGCTGTTTTCTCCCCACAGACTGATGGGGAGCagatttagaataaataaataaataaatctcatggtttgagataaggacaatttaacacaaaaggggaaaaagaagaaaaataaaagtaaagcatACCGAACACAAGTGATGCACAACAATGCACTTGCTTACCAAcagctgactgatgcccagccagtgCCTGAGCAAGAGTAGCCCCCTCCcacctcacccccccccccccccccagttttattttttagtgtgatatcatgtggtatggaatatccctttggtcagtttggtTCAGCTGTTCTGGTTGCGTCCCCTTCCACCTTGTTCACCGCCAGCCTCCTCACTAGCAAGGCAGTATAAGTCAAAGAGTCCTTGACTTAGTGCAAGCattgctcagcaacaactaaaacattggcGTGTTAGCAACATTATTTTCaccctaaatccaaaacacaataccataccaactacagtgaagaaaatgaactttatCCCAGTCAAAACCAGAACATTATGAAGGATGAAACTTAGCTTTGTAGGTCAAGGAGCTCAGTCTACTTTAAGACAATCAGTGttatttcatttgcagtttGTCTGCCTATAAAAAGGGAATCATTTGACTGGCTATTCTTATAGAACATATGTAGGGTTTGCAAGAACAGTAAGATACTTTTCCAGCAATCCTTGTTGAGTTTGCTACTGAGAACCAAAAAGTCAACTAGGACTTTTCTGTAAAAAAGGAGACAAAGCCATATATATAATTCATTGAAAAATACCCCAGTTCTGACAGATCTTGAAGATAAAACATAAGACTAACAACAAAAGTTTCtgataaactttaaaaatgtttttgatatgTATGCCAACAAAGAACTAAGGAAAACAGACTATTCCCATTAGTACAGTaatacaagtatttttttctcagattattTAGGATAAGAAAAGAAGAACTTCTTTTTCAAGTGTGATTAATATTGTCTAAAACTTCAtgacatataaaaataaaacattttaggtTTCTGCATTATGAACTGGGTGGTACTTAATTGAATCATCTATATCAAATCTTCAATTTCTGATAAAAGATTGACACTTAGAGTATAAGTAGGACTTATGCTAATGAAATTGATCTACACACTTAATTAAATTCTTCTAGACCTACTTCTTCTTGTACCATTTAGTGGACTGCTGCAATCAGCAAGAAGGGGATATAAGTCAGGAAGTCCAGAGAAGATGGACTGGGCCAAAGGTATACAAAACGCAGAAAAGCATTCCAAGCTATACAAGCAAAAATTGCAACTACTCATGTTTAAGAGcattctggaaaacaaagaagtcTGATGGTTTCGGGGGACACCTTACCCTCTGAAACTGAGAATGTTGGATCTGCATTTACTatgtgttctggaaaaaaacagatgcataatattatttcttttagtgttagtttagttttagtttctttttagTGGTTTAGCCTTCTGGAAGATTTCTGAAGTTGTTCTGTTTTATGACATGGACTGCTGTCCTCTGAATTTCCATATGTATCACCACATTCAGaggatttttaaatataaacaaatgaGAATTTCATGAACTTCCTCCTCATAGTACAAAGCTCTCCAATAGCTGAAACTTTTGTTACAGAAgtttaacttgtttttttataaattgAGATAATATATGATTGAGAGCATTAcactaaaacatttatttaataactcAAGTGTCTTCTGATTCACCTCTGATTCAGCAGAGATAATCTGCCCACCTTGTTTTGAGTCATAACCTGGATAAGCAATGTCATTAAATGAAGTAAACAATAaggagcatttttaaaatgtgttcctATTTAGGATTTCTGAACATAGTTTGCCTCACAGGGATGTTGTATGAGTTAATCAGTATCACTCCTACAGAAAGCTACTTACTAGAGCTACTCTAGAGCTACTTGTTATTTATATCTTTAAggctggaaaaagagagagaacctTCACTGGATCACATTGCCTGTAGCTTGCTAATATGAAGTTCTTTCAATCATCTGCAAGCTTcatatatcagaaaaaaataatgttaaagcTTGAAATATAACCATATAATTAAAAAGCTACTATATTTCATGTATTGCCTGAAATATATAGTACGAAATCATTGCCCTgtggatcacagaatcatacaatcattCAGGTTGTAAAAGACCTCTTTAAATCATCTAGTCCGATCTTTGACATAGTACTGACAAGCCCACTAATACACCATGCTACTAAATTCTACATCTACATGTATCTTGAAGGCCTCCAGGGACGGTAactcaaccactttcctgggcagcctattccaatgccacacagccctttcagtaaagaaatttctcctaatattcAACCTACACCTCCTctggagcaacttgaggccatttccccttgtctcATCATGTGATGCTTGGGAGAATATGGAAGAGTGTGAGTCTTAAATTCATCATTCTTCTCCTTTCATAATCACCATGGTATGCACATAGAAAGCATTTTGTGCCCACAGTACCTCTCTCTTCTTGGTTGAGACAATGAGCTCAAGAAAGGACTGATCTTCAGCCCAGGAGTCAATCTCTGTGAGATCATATAGCACAGTGGTCAAGGGTCCAAAGGACCAGAGATTGTGCTTCCGCTTCTGCATGAGGTATTGAAACATCTGGGGAGATAAGAAGTGGGGTGAAGATATCAGAAGCTTTCCAGTAAGTATTTGTTCTCATTGCATATACACTGAAGTGTATAAAAACTATGTATtaccaaatattttccttgaacTTTGTTATTGTGGTTCTCACAGCTCTCAGAGACAATTATACCTTCCAGCAGGTTAAGAAAGGGAAGAACTTCTGTCGTCTCCCATTTGATTATCAGCTCATGTTTGAAGTAAAGGATGAAGTCCTTAGCTGTAGTCAAACTGCTGAAGTTATTTGACACAGTAATGTCTCCAAAGTATAGATTTCATGTGTtgattagggaaaaaaaaaaaaaatgcttttatactTTTCTACAGGCTGTCAGGACAGAGGTATGGAAAGGGATACTGTCCTTTGTGGATCTACAGAAGCAAAACTGAccatctttgtcttttttttttaaagggaaagatGAGATTTTATATTGAATATTGAGATCTTATCTCCAAATAAGTGTCTGTAGATATCTGGAGAACTTCCCTTTGCATCACGTATAGGGTAACAaaatagagataaaaaaaaaacttcagttagACTTTTAAGATATGGCTGGAGGTAGATATTTCTGTTCAGTTATTTAACTGAAATGCTTCAAAAATAGATCAAAAGATCTATTATATaaccattaatttatttaatatggaTGAAGAAATTTCTTATACAGGTTCTCTGGTCTTACATAACATTTccggggggtggagggggggaataaataaataaaagaaggacTTGTTTTGTATCTCCTACCCACTAACAGTATGCACAAACTCCTTTGCTCTGTGTAATATTATTTCAAGTTCTCTGTTTCTGAATAAAATCTTCAGAATAGAAGCAACTGCGTCATACTAACTCACCACAGTGTTGCCCTCAACTCCAGCCAGTTTGAATGGAGTAAGCCCCTCATTGTTAGGAATCAATTCAAGTGATCCTGGTCCTTCCTTGTTCCTGTCATAGGAAAGTATCAGGCTGTACATGTGGCAGGCAAATGTCTTATTAGGCTGGAGAACCAAGATGTGAAGAACAGTGTTACCTGTGAAGGAAGCAGAAcagataaaatacattaaatagcCCAAAGCTGTGAAAAGACTGGTAATAGACCAATGCTATTTAACAAtggctttcattttcctcacaATCCTCATCCCAAATCTGTTtgtaatgagagaaaaatatgtgtGTACATAGATGATAGGGTCTGATTTAAAGTGTCCAGATCCACTATATGCAATTCACTAGGCACATACCCAGGTAATCCTGAGCTCTAATGTCAGCTCCATTTTCAATGAGCAACTGCACAATCTCCTCATTTCCCACACAGGCAGCAAATGACAAAACATGCTCTCCTGCAAAGAAATGAACAGGGGGGATCAATATTAAGACCCTAGCAGGCAAGTGAGGTTGAAGCATTCTGAGGAAAATCTATTTATGTCACAAAGCCAGAGGGTATAAA
The nucleotide sequence above comes from Oxyura jamaicensis isolate SHBP4307 breed ruddy duck chromosome 1, BPBGC_Ojam_1.0, whole genome shotgun sequence. Encoded proteins:
- the LOC118160719 gene encoding transient receptor potential cation channel subfamily V member 6-like isoform X5, translated to MGVPLFGDSKPFYFRIWNGLSQRLQGKKSWDKHLDEIYLLQQKRICESPLLQAAKENNLPAIRKLLTDGTCDIYQRGATGETALHVAALYNSVEAAVALMEAAPELVNEKMTSELYEGQTALHIAAVNQNITLVKALLKKGANICTAQATGHFFRRSSQNLLYFGEHVLSFAACVGNEEIVQLLIENGADIRAQDYLGNTVLHILVLQPNKTFACHMYSLILSYDRNKEGPGSLELIPNNEGLTPFKLAGVEGNTVARQILDLTPVKELESYITYEDELRLVGELITVIGAVVILILEIPDILRVGAAKYFGQTILGGPFHIIVITYACMILVTMVMRLTSTTGEVVPMSFALVLGWCNVMYFARGFQMLGPFTIMIQKMIFGDLMRFCWLMAVVILGFASAFYIIFQTENPENLGQFYNYPMSLFTTFELFLTIIDGPANYDVDLPFMYSVVYFSFAVIATLLMLNLLIAMMGDTHWRVAHERDELWRAQVVATTVMLERKLPRCLWPRSGICGLEYGLGDRWYLRVEDRVDPNKHKMMRYTEAFKAHDRDNCDKGLEKLETDSNILYKKELSAMSLSRSTSRMNSHSGWEILRRNTFHSIHGEVNHAMEEEVYDV
- the LOC118160719 gene encoding transient receptor potential cation channel subfamily V member 6-like isoform X1, coding for MGVPLFGDSKPFYFRIWNGLSQRLQGKKSWDKHLDEIYLLQQKRICESPLLQAAKENNLPAIRKLLTDGTCDIYQRGATGETALHVAALYNSVEAAVALMEAAPELVNEKMTSELYEGQTALHIAAVNQNITLVKALLKKGANICTAQATGHFFRRSSQNLLYFGEHVLSFAACVGNEEIVQLLIENGADIRAQDYLGNTVLHILVLQPNKTFACHMYSLILSYDRNKEGPGSLELIPNNEGLTPFKLAGVEGNTVMFQYLMQKRKHNLWSFGPLTTVLYDLTEIDSWAEDQSFLELIVSTKKREARQILDLTPVKELVSLKWNMYGRPYFCFLALFYVLYMVCFTMCCVYRPLKARTANKTSSRDNTIYVQKMLQESYITYEDELRLVGELITVIGAVVILILEIPDILRVGAAKYFGQTILGGPFHIIVITYACMILVTMVMRLTSTTGEVVPMSFALVLGWCNVMYFARGFQMLGPFTIMIQKMIFGDLMRFCWLMAVVILGFASAFYIIFQTENPENLGQFYNYPMSLFTTFELFLTIIDGPANYDVDLPFMYSVVYFSFAVIATLLMLNLLIAMMGDTHWRVAHERDELWRAQVVATTVMLERKLPRCLWPRSGICGLEYGLGDRWYLRVEDRVDPNKHKMMRYTEAFKAHDRDNCDKGLEKLETDSNILYKKELSAMSLSRSTSRMNSHSGWEILRRNTFHSIHGEVNHAMEEEVYDV
- the LOC118160719 gene encoding transient receptor potential cation channel subfamily V member 6-like isoform X3, which translates into the protein MGVPLFGDSKPFYFRIWNGLSQRLQGKKSWDKHLDEIYLLQQKRICESPLLQAAKENNLPAIRKLLTDGTCDIYQRGATGETALHVAALYNSVEAAVALMEAAPELVNEKMTSELYEGQTALHIAAVNQNITLVKALLKKGANICTAQATGHFFRRSSQNLLYFGEHVLSFAACVGNEEIVQLLIENGADIRAQDYLGNTVLHILVLQPNKTFACHMYSLILSYDRNKEGPGSLELIPNNEGLTPFKLAGVEGNTVARQILDLTPVKELVSLKWNMYGRPYFCFLALFYVLYMVCFTMCCVYRPLKARTANKTSSRDNTIYVQKMLQESYITYEDELRLVGELITVIGAVVILILEIPDILRVGAAKYFGQTILGGPFHIIVITYACMILVTMVMRLTSTTGEVVPMSFALVLGWCNVMYFARGFQMLGPFTIMIQKMIFGDLMRFCWLMAVVILGFASAFYIIFQTENPENLGQFYNYPMSLFTTFELFLTIIDGPANYDVDLPFMYSVVYFSFAVIATLLMLNLLIAMMGDTHWRVAHERDELWRAQVVATTVMLERKLPRCLWPRSGICGLEYGLGDRWYLRVEDRVDPNKHKMMRYTEAFKAHDRDNCDKGLEKLETDSNILYKKELSAMSLSRSTSRMNSHSGWEILRRNTFHSIHGEVNHAMEEEVYDV
- the LOC118160719 gene encoding transient receptor potential cation channel subfamily V member 6-like isoform X2, whose product is MGVPLFGDSKPFYFRIWNGLSQRLQGKKSWDKHLDEIYLLQQKRICESPLLQAAKENNLPAIRKLLTDGTCDIYQRGATGETALHVAALYNSVEAAVALMEAAPELVNEKMTSELYEGQTALHIAAVNQNITLVKALLKKGANICTAQATGHFFRRSSQNLLYFGEHVLSFAACVGNEEIVQLLIENGADIRAQDYLGNTVLHILVLQPNKTFACHMYSLILSYDRNKEGPGSLELIPNNEGLTPFKLAGVEGNTVMFQYLMQKRKHNLWSFGPLTTVLYDLTEIDSWAEDQSFLELIVSTKKREARQILDLTPVKELVSLKWNMYGRPYFCFLALFYVLYMVCFTMCCVYRPLKARTANKTSSRDNTIYVQKMLQESYITYEDELRLVGELITVIGAVVILILEIPDILRVGAAKYFGQTILGGPFHIIVITYACMILVTMVMRLTSTTGEVVPMSFALVLGWCNVMYFARGFQMLGPFTIMIQKMIFGDLMRFCWLMAVVILGFASAFYIIFQTENPENLGQFYNYPMSLFTTFELFLTIIDGPANYDVDLPFMYSVVYFSFAVIATLLMLNLLIAMMGDTHWRVAHERDELWRAQVVATTVMLERKLPRCLWPRSGICGLEYGLGDRWYLRVEDRVDPNKHKMMRYTEAFKAHDRDNCDKGLEKLETDSNILYKKELSAMSLSRSTSRMNSHSGWEILRRNTFHSIHGEVNHAMEEE
- the LOC118160719 gene encoding transient receptor potential cation channel subfamily V member 5-like isoform X4 yields the protein MGVPLFGDSKPFYFRIWNGLSQRLQGKKSWDKHLDEIYLLQQKRICESPLLQAAKENNLPAIRKLLTDGTCDIYQRGATGETALHVAALYNSVEAAVALMEAAPELVNEKMTSELYEGQTALHIAAVNQNITLVKALLKKGANICTAQATGHFFRRSSQNLLYFGEHVLSFAACVGNEEIVQLLIENGADIRAQDYLGNTVLHILVLQPNKTFACHMYSLILSYDRNKEGPGSLELIPNNEGLTPFKLAGVEGNTVMFQYLMQKRKHNLWSFGPLTTVLYDLTEIDSWAEDQSFLELIVSTKKREARQILDLTPVKELESYITYEDELRLVGELITVIGAVVILILEIPDILRVGAAKYFGQTILGGPFHIIVITYACMILVTMVMRLTSTTGEVVPMSFALVLGWCNVMYFARGFQMLGPFTIMIQKMIFGDLMRFCWLMAVVILGFASAFYIIFQTENPENLGQFYNYPMSLFTTFELFLTIIDGPANYDVDLPFMYSVVYFSFAVIATLLMLNLLIAMMGDTHWRVAHERDELWRAQVVATTVMLERKLPRCLWPRSGICGLEYGLGDRWYLRVEDRVDPNKHKMMRYTEAFKAHDRDNCDKGLEKLETDSNILYKKELSAMSLSRSTSRMNSHSGWEILRRNTFHSIHGEVNHAMEEEVYDV